The genomic region CGATATTTCGTTACTTGAAGCTCACCTAAACTCAATTTCTGGAGATATATCTGAAATAAAAAAAAGCCTTGAGAAACCGGCCAAGCAGGATAAACAGGAGCCAAGCGCAGATATTGAATTGTTAAAGGATCAGCTAACCAAACTTAATGTGAAACTGGACGCAATTTACCAGGTCCTTTCAGCATTAGGCAAGGACTAACTGTAAAATGAATAAAAAACCAGCCATTTTGTTATGCGCTGTTTTCGTCCTGATAAGTTCCTCCCCATTCGCCCAACAAAAAACAGCTGTCCTTACCGAAAAAAACCTAAAAAATGATATTTCCTATTACCAGAAAACTGCTGCGCAGAAGAATTTAAATCCAAGTGACAGATATTACGTTTTACAGAAGATCCTTAAAAAATACCGCAACAGCAAGGTTAACCTCGCTGTCCTGGATGCAGAAATAAATAAAGTAAAACCAAAAGAGGCGCCCGCAAAACCCATTACCAAGCCAGTTGTTCCCGTGGTTTCTTCGCCGATACCTTCGGTACCGACAGTGCCGGCTATCCCCGCTGTTCCAGCGCCAAAACCAGCTGCAGTAAAACCGAAAATAGAACAGGTCAAGCCAAAAACAGAAAACAAACCAAAAACTGAACAGGTAGATAACGATTTATCGAATTACAAGATCGAAACAGGCGATGTTTTAAGCATTTCAGTCCGGCCTGCAAAAGAACTTTCTCAGGAATCGGCTGTTAAACCCGATGGCACTATTTCTATGCCTTTGATTGGCAACATAAGCGCTCAAGGCGCAACAATAGAAGAATTAACTCAATTCATTGAAAAAGGATTATCGGTATATGTAACGAGCCCAAAAGTTTCTATCGGAATGAAATCATTTAACCGCAGGCAGGTTTTTATTATGGGAGAAGTAAACCGGCCGGGTTCAATCGAGTATAGAAGCCAGTTGAGGCTTTATGATTCAATCACGATCGCGGGCGGTTTAACCAAGAACGCAGGAATAAAAAACATTAAGGTACATAGGGGCGAGGCCCAAAACAGAAAAACACTCGACATGGATTTAGAAAGTATTTTAAAAACAGGCGATTTTTCCAAAGATTTTATACTTGAACCCGGGGATATCGTTGAAATACCCAAAGAGCCAAAGAAAATTTCCATAATAGGTGAAGTCCGGTCACCTGGAAGTTATGATTGGCGCGCTAACCTTACAGTTCTTGATGTTGTATCAACTGCCGGCGGGCCTACGGATGTGGCGAAATTGAACGCAGTGAAGATCTTCAGAGGCCAGGAAGCCGCAAGAGAAACCATTGAAATTGATTTAAAAAGTATAATTAAAGGCAAAACACAGCTGGATATTAAAGTTGAACCTGGGGATATAGTTTATATACCTATAAAAGGCTATGTTTCTAATCAGTGGCTTCTACCCGTAGTTATGCCCTGGCTGACCCTTGTTGCTATGGTGCTCGTTATTGCCAGTT from Elusimicrobiota bacterium harbors:
- a CDS encoding SLBB domain-containing protein, producing the protein MNKKPAILLCAVFVLISSSPFAQQKTAVLTEKNLKNDISYYQKTAAQKNLNPSDRYYVLQKILKKYRNSKVNLAVLDAEINKVKPKEAPAKPITKPVVPVVSSPIPSVPTVPAIPAVPAPKPAAVKPKIEQVKPKTENKPKTEQVDNDLSNYKIETGDVLSISVRPAKELSQESAVKPDGTISMPLIGNISAQGATIEELTQFIEKGLSVYVTSPKVSIGMKSFNRRQVFIMGEVNRPGSIEYRSQLRLYDSITIAGGLTKNAGIKNIKVHRGEAQNRKTLDMDLESILKTGDFSKDFILEPGDIVEIPKEPKKISIIGEVRSPGSYDWRANLTVLDVVSTAGGPTDVAKLNAVKIFRGQEAARETIEIDLKSIIKGKTQLDIKVEPGDIVYIPIKGYVSNQWLLPVVMPWLTLVAMVLVIASYMGR